The following proteins are encoded in a genomic region of Paenibacillus sp. FSL R7-0273:
- a CDS encoding FAD-dependent oxidoreductase, which translates to MNLSIGYTGVLNLQADVLVIGGGPAGTWAALTAAARGAKVILADKGYCGSSGATAPSGTGVWYVQPDDKLREEAKASRYSMGGKLAEHRWMDRVLDRTYENMNRLGVSGYPFPLDEHGNQYRRSLQGPEYMRLMRKLVKKAGVKILDHSPALELLADEHGVAGATGVQTQSGEGWSVQAGAVVIATGGCAFLSKALGCNVLTGDGYLFAAEAGASLSGMEFSNAYAICPTFSSVTKTAYYSYASFYYEDGSVVEGAGSKKGRSIIARNLLAGRQVYAKLDGASEDLQPLLRVAQTNFFLPFDRRGINPFKDAFPVTLRLEGTVRGTGGIRITDEDCGTGVPGLYAAGDAATRELICGGFTGGGSHNAAWAMSSGSFAGEGAAAYAAGLGQHAADRKPRGLSSSPLVDQQVKPGTAARAAEFVSAVQDEVKPYDINLFRTEQGLTSSLSRLDGLWREQRSREIQRAPEGVKAREAEAMTATARWMYSSALARTETRGMHKREDYKETDNGQHHRLISGGLDQVWVKTEEVAKESVLL; encoded by the coding sequence ATGAATCTTTCCATCGGATATACAGGAGTACTGAATCTGCAGGCGGATGTGCTGGTAATCGGCGGAGGTCCGGCAGGCACATGGGCGGCACTCACGGCAGCGGCCAGAGGCGCAAAGGTTATTCTGGCCGATAAAGGCTACTGCGGCTCCAGCGGAGCTACTGCTCCGTCAGGTACAGGAGTGTGGTACGTGCAGCCGGACGACAAGCTGCGTGAAGAAGCCAAGGCCAGCCGTTACTCGATGGGCGGCAAGCTGGCGGAGCACCGCTGGATGGACCGGGTGCTGGACCGCACCTATGAGAATATGAACCGGCTGGGCGTCTCCGGCTACCCGTTCCCGCTGGATGAGCACGGCAACCAGTATCGCCGGAGCCTGCAGGGTCCGGAATATATGCGGCTGATGCGTAAGCTGGTCAAGAAGGCGGGAGTGAAGATCCTGGATCACAGTCCGGCGCTTGAGCTGCTGGCCGATGAACACGGTGTCGCCGGGGCAACCGGTGTACAGACCCAGAGCGGAGAAGGATGGAGCGTCCAGGCGGGTGCAGTCGTCATTGCGACCGGCGGGTGCGCCTTCCTCAGTAAGGCGCTGGGCTGCAACGTACTGACCGGTGACGGCTATCTATTCGCCGCCGAGGCCGGGGCCAGCCTGTCAGGCATGGAATTCTCCAATGCCTATGCGATCTGCCCGACCTTTTCCTCGGTTACCAAGACAGCCTATTACAGCTATGCCAGCTTCTATTATGAAGACGGAAGTGTGGTGGAAGGTGCAGGCTCCAAAAAGGGCCGCTCAATCATCGCCCGTAATCTGCTGGCCGGCCGCCAGGTCTATGCCAAGCTTGACGGTGCTTCTGAGGATCTGCAGCCGCTGCTGCGGGTTGCCCAGACGAATTTCTTTCTGCCGTTCGACCGCCGGGGCATTAATCCGTTCAAAGATGCCTTTCCGGTTACCCTGCGGCTGGAAGGTACGGTACGCGGCACCGGCGGCATCCGGATAACGGATGAAGACTGCGGCACCGGCGTTCCGGGGCTGTATGCCGCAGGCGATGCGGCAACCCGCGAGCTGATCTGCGGCGGCTTCACCGGCGGCGGCAGCCACAATGCCGCCTGGGCGATGTCCTCCGGCTCCTTTGCCGGAGAAGGCGCAGCCGCCTATGCCGCCGGACTGGGGCAGCATGCCGCTGACCGCAAGCCGCGCGGGCTGTCCTCTTCCCCGCTGGTTGACCAGCAAGTGAAGCCGGGAACGGCGGCGCGTGCAGCGGAGTTTGTCTCGGCTGTGCAGGACGAAGTCAAGCCGTACGACATCAACCTGTTCCGTACGGAGCAGGGGCTGACCTCCTCACTCAGCCGCCTGGACGGACTGTGGAGAGAGCAGCGCAGCCGGGAAATTCAGCGCGCACCGGAAGGAGTAAAGGCCCGCGAAGCGGAAGCCATGACGGCAACTGCCCGCTGGATGTACAGCTCGGCACTGGCCCGCACCGAAACCAGAGGCATGCATAAACGCGAGGATTACAAGGAAACGGACAACGGCCAGCATCACCGGCTGATCAGCGGCGGGCTGGATCAGGTATGGGTCAAAACAGAAGAAGTTGCGAAGGAGAGTGTACTACTGTGA
- a CDS encoding ABC transporter ATP-binding protein, translating into MGEVMLSIAQLNKSFDTAGGQVKALHEVNLDVQQGEFITVIGPSGCGKSTLLRIVAGLDTGYTGSVTLEGKAIGGPGIDKGFIFQEHRLFPWLTVEKNIASDLPLSRPDIRRKVDELIELVKLTGFEKAYPRELSGGMAQRVAIARALLRNPKILLLDEPFGALDAFTRAHMQTVLLDIWRKNRTTMIFVTHDIDEAVFLGGRVVILEPRPGKIRKIVPVDLPYPRKKTTTSFQELRLRVLNYFEKVEELELTDGAGI; encoded by the coding sequence ATGGGAGAGGTCATGCTGTCCATCGCACAGCTGAACAAAAGCTTTGACACCGCCGGAGGCCAGGTTAAGGCTTTGCATGAGGTGAATCTTGATGTGCAGCAGGGGGAGTTCATCACCGTAATCGGCCCGAGCGGGTGCGGCAAAAGCACGCTGCTGCGCATTGTCGCCGGCCTGGACACCGGCTATACCGGAAGTGTAACGCTGGAAGGGAAGGCAATCGGCGGTCCCGGGATCGACAAAGGGTTTATTTTTCAGGAGCACCGGCTGTTTCCATGGCTTACCGTTGAGAAGAATATCGCCTCGGATCTGCCGCTCAGCCGGCCGGATATCCGCCGGAAGGTGGATGAGCTGATTGAGCTGGTGAAGCTGACCGGCTTTGAAAAGGCCTATCCCCGTGAGCTCTCGGGAGGGATGGCCCAGCGGGTAGCCATTGCCCGGGCACTGCTGCGGAATCCGAAGATTCTGTTGCTGGATGAGCCGTTTGGTGCGCTGGACGCTTTTACCCGGGCCCATATGCAGACGGTGCTGCTGGATATCTGGCGGAAGAACCGGACAACGATGATTTTTGTAACGCATGATATTGATGAAGCGGTGTTTCTGGGGGGCAGGGTAGTTATTCTGGAGCCGCGGCCGGGCAAAATCCGCAAAATCGTGCCGGTTGACCTGCCGTATCCGCGCAAAAAGACAACCACCTCCTTTCAGGAGCTGCGGCTCAGAGTGCTCAATTATTTTGAGAAGGTGGAGGAGCTGGAATTGACGGACGGAGCGGGGATCTAA
- a CDS encoding ABC transporter permease, translating to MSNQAVAAGAGKPGKAVIAGLGLLLPVSLLVSWQLLGHYGMLSEMLFPTPYTIAQAFIALAASGDLWSHFRVSAVRAFSGFLLGGGLGLLLGILVGLFRRSERLLDPSLQMIRMIPSLAVVPLFILWFGIGEESKVLLIAKGAFFPLYINTFMGIRGTDNKLFEVSRVLGFSRVQQVLRLVLPAAVPNIMLGVRLSLGLSWLGLVVAELIASTSGIGYMMSDARQFADTPVVFVGIIVFAAAGLLSDSVVRLIERRLLRWKDSYQG from the coding sequence ATGAGTAATCAGGCTGTGGCCGCAGGTGCCGGTAAACCCGGAAAAGCGGTTATTGCCGGGCTCGGCCTGCTGCTGCCGGTAAGCCTGCTGGTCTCGTGGCAGCTGCTCGGTCATTACGGAATGTTGTCGGAGATGCTGTTTCCGACCCCTTACACTATAGCCCAAGCTTTTATCGCGCTGGCTGCAAGCGGAGATTTGTGGAGCCATTTCCGGGTCAGTGCAGTGCGGGCCTTCTCCGGATTTCTGCTCGGCGGGGGGCTTGGGCTGCTGCTCGGCATTCTGGTCGGGCTGTTCCGCAGATCGGAGCGGCTGCTGGACCCGTCGCTGCAGATGATCCGGATGATTCCGAGCCTGGCGGTCGTGCCGCTGTTCATCCTGTGGTTCGGAATCGGTGAGGAGTCAAAGGTCCTGCTAATCGCAAAGGGCGCGTTCTTCCCGCTGTATATCAACACCTTCATGGGTATCCGCGGCACGGACAACAAGCTGTTCGAGGTATCCAGAGTGCTCGGCTTCAGCCGGGTACAGCAGGTTCTGCGGCTGGTGCTGCCGGCAGCGGTCCCGAACATTATGCTCGGTGTACGCCTGTCGCTGGGGTTGTCCTGGCTGGGGCTGGTCGTGGCAGAGCTTATTGCATCGACCTCCGGTATCGGCTACATGATGTCGGATGCCCGCCAGTTTGCCGATACGCCTGTAGTCTTCGTCGGAATCATTGTCTTTGCCGCAGCCGGGCTGCTTAGCGATTCGGTTGTCCGCCTGATTGAACGGCGGCTGCTGAGATGGAAGGACAGCTATCAAGGATAG
- a CDS encoding ABC transporter permease, whose amino-acid sequence MSNGAEMIVKSAKAVREAHDYTGTAPISASNKQKKTYSGRTKNLLSDWAAGAAIPAAVIALWQLGGSAGWISPEFLPAPWSILSAFAGLAASGELLHHLGVSIGRAGLGYVIGGVLGLLLGVLTGLFRKAEYLLDPSVQVLRLVPHLAIAPLIILWFGFGEVSKIAIILSGAFFPLYINTFMGIRSVDNKLFEVARVLGFGPLQRLRRLILPAALPGILLGLRLSMAVAWIGLVVAELIGSSSGVGFLINEAKQNSNTEVIFVGIIIFAIVGKLIDSLFRVIERKLLHWRDSYQG is encoded by the coding sequence ATGAGCAACGGGGCAGAAATGATTGTGAAGTCAGCAAAAGCGGTAAGGGAGGCACATGATTACACTGGAACAGCACCTATTTCTGCTTCTAACAAGCAAAAAAAGACATATTCTGGCCGGACAAAGAATCTTCTGTCCGATTGGGCCGCCGGTGCTGCCATACCGGCGGCAGTCATTGCGCTATGGCAGCTTGGCGGGAGTGCAGGCTGGATTTCGCCGGAGTTTTTGCCGGCGCCCTGGTCCATTCTGTCGGCCTTTGCCGGACTTGCGGCCAGCGGCGAGCTGCTCCATCACCTCGGCGTCAGCATCGGCCGGGCAGGGCTCGGATATGTGATAGGCGGGGTCCTCGGCCTGCTGCTTGGCGTACTGACCGGGCTGTTCCGCAAAGCGGAATATCTACTTGACCCCAGTGTCCAGGTGCTGCGGCTGGTTCCCCATCTGGCGATTGCCCCGCTGATTATTCTCTGGTTTGGCTTCGGTGAGGTGTCGAAGATCGCTATTATTCTGAGCGGTGCTTTTTTCCCGCTGTATATCAATACCTTTATGGGGATCCGTAGTGTGGACAACAAGCTGTTTGAGGTAGCCAGAGTGCTTGGCTTCGGACCGCTGCAGAGGCTGCGCCGGCTGATTCTGCCGGCTGCGCTTCCCGGCATTTTGCTCGGGCTGCGTCTTTCAATGGCCGTGGCCTGGATCGGCCTGGTTGTTGCCGAACTTATCGGCTCTTCTTCCGGAGTAGGGTTTCTGATTAATGAGGCAAAGCAGAATTCCAATACGGAGGTTATTTTTGTAGGCATTATTATTTTCGCTATTGTAGGCAAGCTGATTGATTCCTTATTCCGCGTCATCGAACGCAAGCTGCTGCACTGGCGGGACAGCTATCAGGGCTAA
- a CDS encoding 4Fe-4S dicluster domain-containing protein: MIEVISAARCVECNQCVSVCPTNVFDRVEDGIPVIARQSDCQTCFMCELYCPVDALYVAPDSETVIGVTEAELEEQGLLGGYREKVGWGRGRQPVASHDFMYKLAARAGF; the protein is encoded by the coding sequence GTGATTGAAGTCATCAGCGCTGCCAGGTGTGTAGAGTGTAACCAGTGTGTATCCGTCTGCCCGACGAATGTGTTCGACCGGGTAGAAGACGGAATCCCCGTCATCGCCCGGCAGAGCGATTGCCAGACCTGCTTCATGTGCGAGCTGTATTGCCCTGTTGATGCACTATATGTTGCACCTGACTCTGAAACGGTTATCGGTGTGACTGAAGCGGAGCTGGAAGAGCAGGGGCTGCTCGGCGGGTACAGGGAAAAGGTAGGCTGGGGCAGAGGCAGACAGCCGGTGGCAAGTCATGACTTTATGTATAAGCTGGCAGCCAGAGCCGGGTTCTAG